The window GGGGAATGGATCAACTGGAAGCTCTCCTGGTTAGGCGGAAGGACAATCTTGAGGACTCTTCAGAAGTTCTTCATTGAGCTGATCGGACTTGAAGGTATTTAATTATACTCACCCTTGCGAGTCGATGTACCTATGTGGACAAGGACAGCGCTATAAAAGGATGAGTATAAGAGGCAGATTCCAATTCCCAGGATAAGAAGGCTACAAGAAGAGTGGAACGACCTGGTCACAATGCCTATGGGTCAAAACTCATGGTGTACTCCTGAGTATTACGTCTGGATCAATGTGGAGGAAGAGCTGGCCCCGGCCAAGCAAAGAAGGTATAGCCTGGTTAGAGGACGCGGTGGCTACATTGCAAATTTACCATGAGATCCTGCCACATTACCTTGTGACCACTTCAATGCATAGTCAGGTGGTCCCAGGATCCATTGGCCACATGTTGCCACCTGCTGAAGATGACGATTGGGTAGTGGAGTGCATCCAGATAGAGTCTAGCACAAAGCCAGAAGATCCGGAAGAGTAGTCGGAGTTCAACTACGACGAGGAGGAGTTTGAGGAAGACCTAGAGGAGGATCCAAAAGAGGAGctagaagaagaggaggatatGGGAAACGGGCCGGGcgatggttattagagttggttgatttccctTTATTTCCCACTTTGTACCTACTTATCCCCAGTTTTGTCTTTACTTTCCAAAAGGGCAAGTTGTCCATACCTATGCAGTTCTATGAAACAATGATGTAAACTTTGTTCCCACTTATATTAGTCCAAATTGTCAATGAAAACAAATTTCTttggatctaaatgtgtcaagtctaaatgtttGTCAAATATCTGCGGATTAGGCCTACCTCTGGCAATGAGAGGTCCTTGCGAATTCTAGGAAACATGCTAGTTGTAATGCACAAATTATTTGCTTTGTCTGATTTGCAGCTCGTATAATATAAAGAAACtgactcttttttctttttcttttctttcttcttatttttctcttgCTTTATTATTATCCCCCGAAAaaaaagaaagttggtttgtgtcgaccaaaGCTGGCGGAGCCACCATACAGACTGAGGCCAAAGGGAAAGATGTCAGCCGCAAAAGACCCAactgaacatgctctggtcatagccgacaACCCAGGGAGATCGAGGGAATAAGACGATACCAGGAATGATGAACAGGTGGCCAGGATGGTCCAGGGAATGGAATCTTTAAGGGAGGAGGTACAACATATCAGGGAATTAGCGCACCTGGCCATGACAACTTCCTCAACCACCTCGATTCCCTTATTTGGAATCACTCATTGACCAATTTTCGTCCATATCATGCcaaaacaacaacaccccaacttTAGTTCCTACCACTCAAGTCATACATCTGGTGACCCCGGCTAACCCACCAAATCCCCCTATTCAACACTCCTTACGTACCACACTCAGACATCACAAAACCCACCTATTACCACCAATGCAACTCATACCCCTCCTTGCGACGGGGTCACTTTTACTACCAGCCAGCACATACCTGTCGCACATGCCGCCGCCTATGAGCAGTTCGTTCCCCCTGTATATGCCACTTATGAACCTACCTTTACAACACTTATCACGGTCagggtgccttatgagattgGCCAATACACCGAGATAAAGAGGGAAGCAAGGCGTAAGGAAGAAGAATCATTATCTGAGCACTTGCAAATGTTGAAAAGGCAAATGAAGAGTCTCCAAGTTACCCCAGGAAGTGAAAGTTTGGACTATGAGGATCTGTGTATTCATTCAGATGTGGATATGCCAGCAAGGTATAAACCCCTGAAGTTCGATATCTTTGATGGGATAGGTGATCCTCACGCACATTTGAgggcatattgtgacaagttagtaGGAGTGGGAAGGAACGAGAAGCTAAGGATGAAGTTATTGTAAGAAGTTTGACGGGAGAAGCACTCACCTGGTATACTTAATAGGATCCGTGtaattggagaacttggcaagatATGGCGGAGGACTTCATGAATCATTTTTGATTCAATACAGAGATCACTCCTGATCGGTTCGCACTGGTGAACTTGCAGAAAAACCATTCGAGTCATTTCAAGAATATGCACGCCGGTGGAGGTCAGAGGCCGTCAAGGCGCAACCTCTGATGGACGACAGTGAACAAACCAAGTATTTCATCAGACCCTAGTAGggaatatactttgaaaagatgatgggaatgatgggaCAAAAATTCCCCGAGCtggtcaagatgggagatttcttagaaaAAGGCATAAAATCTGGTGAAGTACAATCTATGGCAGCACTGCAAGCGGCTAGCAAGGCCATCTAGTCAGGGTCAATCGATAgcggaaaaaagaagaaagaggaggtctCAACAGTCATCCCTTACTACCAACCCAACTCACATCACGGGAGCACTTCTtattccccaaacaaccattcaCCACCACTCACTTACGCTACAGTCTATAACACCCAGCCATATTACCACCCTCAACCACAATACAACCCTCCTCGAGCCAATAATAACCAaaacccacaacgaccatatgctcATGTCCAAACCACTACTCAACAAAACCAACTCGCTTATACACCACGCCCTAGTCCAAACTTTGGAGAAAGGGGTCCTATAACTTATACCCCGATTACTGAGACTCTGGCCCAATTGTTCGAGAGATTGAGAAGAGTAGGATTGTACACCCAGTCGAAGGAATAGTTCCTGAACATCCCTAAAAGTATTTTGATGCCCCTAAAAGATGCATGTACCATTCCAATGTACCTGGACATGGCACTGAAGATTATTTTAAGCTAAAAAATGATATTGAAACCTTGATGAAGAGTGGAGCCATCCAGTGAACTCCAACACCGCCCAATATGAATCGCAATCCACTTCCAAATCACTGAAACCAGGGGGCTAACACAATCACATTGGACGAAGAGTATGACCTAAAGGGAACAATTGTCACTATAGGAAATGGAGAAGCTGTTAGGATCCCTCCTCAAAGAGCTCCAATGATTACAGCACAACTGAGGCATACAGTGATTGTTCAGACTTATCCGTATCAACCTGCCTTTGCTACAGGAGACGAAGAAAGTCAGGAATACAAAACCGTCTCATGGACGTACCAGCAAAAAGGAAAGGCCAAAATGATAGACTCTGCTGTAgcccatggtatgactaggtctgGGAGATGCTACGCTCCTGAAGATATCAATCAAGGAAACCCGGGGAGAGAGCAAATTCAATGAAGGAACATAACAGACCTAGAAGCTGCCTAGTTTTGGAAGGAATGTCAAGCAAAGAATATTCTGTGGAGGAGCAGCTGAAGAAAACTCCAGCACAGATATCAATCATGGATCTATTAATGAGTTTCGACAATCATAAGGATGCCCTATTGAAGGTACTAAGTGGGGTGagtgtaccaagtaacaccactAGTGAAGCACTATCCACGACAATTGGGAAAATAGTCGAAGCAAACAtgatcaattttagaaaagatgAAGTTCATGTCGAAGGCGCAAGTCATAACAAGGCTCTCCATATCACTGTAAAATACGGGGACAAAGTGGTGTCCCAGGTGTTGGTCGATGGAGGGTTAGGAGTCAACATTTGTCCGCTCTCTACCCTACGGGAATTCAGAATTCATTtgagggaagtcaaggaaagccTTTGATGGTTTGCAaaaggatgttattggagaaatttatttggccTTGCAGATCGGGTCGGTCGAATTCCCCATATTTTTTCAAGTAATGGAAATCTCCTCTTCCTACAACTTGCTGCTATGCAGGCCCTGGATATATATGGTAGGGGCTGTGCCATCCACTTTGCACCAATGCATGAAATTTTAGTGGGATGTCAGGAGATCGTGGTTCATGGCGAGTGGGGTCACTCCGCTTATTTGGAGTATGTTGTTACATTCATCGAAGGGCTAGACGAAGTTTCTTTCCATGCAGTGGAAATCATGTAGACTACCGAGATGGAAAAGACCGAACAAAACTTGGGAATATAGTCACCGTATATGTCCAAGATGGctatgagggagatgatgaaatatggatacaaGCCATGAACAGGGCTGGGAGCCAAGTTGGACGGAATCATAGAGCCAATTAAACATAATGGGTAGAAAGGAAGGGCTGGCATAGGATATCAGCCTCGGGAAGGGAAAGCTCGCACCGTTAGCTCCGAGAAAAAGGTTTTTGTGCCGGAGCATGTTGCAAGTTCAGGACAAAGTTCAGTACCTGAAGATGATATCATCAACGGGATGGGAAAGCTGttcgtgaatatgattgaagaatgctGTGAAGGGActgacatcaagacaccgactatCAGGGATGCCGAACCAGTGAAAAAGCTACGGAATTGGACCGCTAGTCCATCTTTGGTTCGCCGAGAGTCTTGGTAGTATAGAactgtaaaagttttctttttgAAAGAGTGCACGGTCAATTGAGGCCTGTACCGTGtctgtacctttttgtcatttgcctcttgtGAACACTTAAGACGTTCCCCTTTTGATGAAATACAAAGAATTGTTTTCTcaaatattgcaactttatttaccacttatttatacttagttttacttttcagtaatcaaactgCTAAAAACCCGCGTTTCgtgattatgacatgtaacgaaatCATTGAGCGCAACGACCCGGATTATGAGGATTATGATGAGAGCATGATGCCCGACAATCTCCCGCAGGAAATCAAGTAGTTGGAGAGTCAGAAAATGCCCAACCTCAAAGAAACAAAAGTGGTCAATCTTGGAAGTGAAGAAGACGTAAAAGAAACCTAAATCAGGATTCACCTAGAAGCCGAGCAGAAGGAAAAACTGATTGAGCTCCTCCGACAGTACATGGATGTGttcgcatggtcctatgatgacatgTTGGGATTAAGTACTAACATTGTCTCGCATCGACTACCCACCGATCCTACCAGACCGCCGGTCAAGCAGAAACCCAGAAAATTTATACCTGATTTAAGTGACCAAACAGATAGAAGTGAATGTGgtaagggtcaccaattatccAAGCTGGTTGGCAAACATTGTCTAATACCCAAAAAAGACAGAAAGATCAAAATATGTGTGAACtaccgagatctcaacaaagctagtccaaaggatgatttccctttgccaaatatccacatcctcatcgacaatTGTGCAAAGCATGAACTGCAGTTGTTTGTGGATTGTTTCACTAGGTACCATCAAATCATGATGCACGAGGAAGATGCagagtgtcacgccccaaactcaaggAGCACGACCAGCGCCCAACAGAGTgtacccggccgagcaagcctgttagatactttctaccccaaACTCACTCATGGAAAAAGAGGTGACAtatattcattaattagacaatagggggatcatgaatacaataccaaaacctttctattaattacttcacttttaagtctcaaaatacacacctttttattgtctaaagtggaacaagagatcaaaacacaacataatttgtttgacttttctagcacccatgtacaacccacatagtgtctacggagcctctaagagatacaaaagagagttatGATAGTGCcagcgacaaggccccggctatacctcaaaacgtgataacaaaatgtacaaaagtTACGTGACCCcggaatgaggtggggctcaccaagtctgctaggaggaaggtgtactgctatcgctgatcaatgctgcctgctatggaaccacctgcatccatttaaagatacagcgccccgccaaaagggacgttagtactgtcgaattgTACTAGTATACaaagctaaacaccatctcaatagaatgaataataatacaaggggaaaacaatcatgagttcaataagagattcaaacaatactaaaacatcaaataaggatcacataagttttcaagtcaatttctattttattaggttgggtgatctttagtgcagatacacaattcacaatacctccgtatccttacacgaagtccgatctcgacccgatcggctaggtcgtaccatttgagacatcaaccataatcataatttcaattataatttttagcacagtcaccaccatgtgtgcggcatggcgtccgatcatggcctaatcggctaggctgtctcacccaagacattacctttttcagtcaattatctcacatcatacttcgtTCATATtatttcgattcattggcactagcgATCACGATTGCAAAGTCATTCTTGgaacttggccgtatttcatagttccagttcccttttccacattcaaatatcattatcattatcaacaataatagggcttcccattcaagacattaaattcacatatgagcaatttgggaaatct is drawn from Nicotiana tomentosiformis chromosome 12, ASM39032v3, whole genome shotgun sequence and contains these coding sequences:
- the LOC138902730 gene encoding uncharacterized protein, encoding MSSKEYSVEEQLKKTPAQISIMDLLMSFDNHKDALLKVLSGVSVPSNTTSEALSTTIGKIVEANMINFRKDEVHVEGASHNKALHITVKYGDKVVSQKGRAGIGYQPREGKARTVSSEKKVFVPEHVASSGQSSVPEDDIINGMGKLFVNMIEECCEGTDIKTPTIRDAEPVKKLRNWTASPSLVRRESCNQTAKNPRFVIMTCNEIIERNDPDYEDYDESMMPDNLPQEIKIHLEAEQKEKLIELLRQYMDVFAWSYDDMLGLSTNIVSHRLPTDPTRPPVKQKPRKFIPDLSDQTDRSECGKGHQLSKLVGKHCLIPKKDRKIKICVNYRDLNKASPKDDFPLPNIHILIDNCAKHELQLFVDCFTRKGIELDPSKIKAIQELPPPKSKKDKDVATKWTKECQKAFDRIKEYLSNPPVLVLPEPGKPLLLYLSILDNAFGCVLGQHDETRRKEHDIYYLRKKFTPCEANEFDIVYIIQKSIKGQALADHLIENLVDGDYEPLTTYFPDEEVLFAREDIAESYPGWRMFFDGASNFKGVRIEAVLILESRQHY